A region of Arabidopsis thaliana chromosome 5, partial sequence DNA encodes the following proteins:
- the MEF18 gene encoding mitochondrial editing factor 18 (mitochondrial editing factor 18 (MEF18); CONTAINS InterPro DOMAIN/s: Pentatricopeptide repeat (InterPro:IPR002885); BEST Arabidopsis thaliana protein match is: pentatricopeptide (PPR) repeat-containing protein (TAIR:AT2G22070.1); Has 1807 Blast hits to 1807 proteins in 277 species: Archae - 0; Bacteria - 0; Metazoa - 736; Fungi - 347; Plants - 385; Viruses - 0; Other Eukaryotes - 339 (source: NCBI BLink).), producing MIKLIRFFRSRRCWVISLQARCFSAPSRTHFDFSGESSDTERALVSALGSCASSNDVTCGRQIHCRVLKSGLDSNGYICNSVLNMYAKCRLLADAESVFRDHAKLDSASFNIMVDGYVRSRRLWDALKLFDVMPERSCVSYTTLIKGYAQNNQWSEAMELFREMRNLGIMLNEVTLATVISACSHLGGIWDCRMLQSLAIKLKLEGRVFVSTNLLHMYCLCLCLKDARKLFDEMPERNLVTWNVMLNGYSKAGLIEQAEELFDQITEKDIVSWGTMIDGCLRKNQLDEALVYYTEMLRCGMKPSEVMMVDLLSASARSVGSSKGLQLHGTIVKRGFDCYDFLQATIIHFYAVSNDIKLALQQFEASVKDHIASRNALIAGFVKNGMVEQAREVFDQTHDKDIFSWNAMISGYAQSLSPQLALHLFREMISSSQVKPDAITMVSVFSAISSLGSLEEGKRAHDYLNFSTIPPNDNLTAAIIDMYAKCGSIETALNIFHQTKNISSSTISPWNAIICGSATHGHAKLALDLYSDLQSLPIKPNSITFVGVLSACCHAGLVELGKTYFESMKSDHGIEPDIKHYGCMVDLLGKAGRLEEAKEMIKKMPVKADVMIWGMLLSASRTHGNVEIAELAATELAAIDPSHGGCKVMLSNVYADAGRWEDVALVREEMRTRDVEWSRAFSGVV from the coding sequence ATGATCAAATTGATTCGTTTTTTCCGGTCTCGGCGCTGTTGGGTCATTTCTCTGCAGGCGAGATGCTTCTCTGCTCCGAGTCGGACCCACTTCGATTTCTCCGGCGAAAGCTCCGATACTGAACGAGCTCTCGTCTCTGCTCTTGGATCGTGCGCTTCCAGTAATGACGTCACTTGTGGTAGACAGATTCATTGCCGTGTCTTGAAATCCGGTCTTGATTCTAATGGATACATATGTAATAGCGTTCTTAACATGTACGCTAAATGCCGTCTCTTGGCTGATGCGGAATCTGTTTTCAGGGATCACGCGAAGCTTGATTCTGCTTCGTTCAATATTATGGTTGATGGGTATGTTAGATCTCGTAGACTTTGGGATGCGCTTAAGTTGTTCGACGTAATGCCTGAGAGAAGCTGTGTCTCGTATACTACTTTGATAAAGGGTTATGCTCAAAACAATCAGTGGAGTGAAGCTATGGAGCTTTTTAGGGAGATGAGAAATTTGGGAATTATGCTAAATGAAGTTACTTTAGCCACTGTTATATCTGCTTGCTCACATTTGGGTGGGATTTGGGATTGTAGGATGTTGCAGAGTTTGGCTATTAAACTCAAGCTTGAAGGTCGTGTTTTTGTTTCGACGAATTTGCTGCATATGTACtgtctttgtttgtgtttgaagGATGCTCGGAagttgtttgatgaaatgccTGAGAGAAATTTAGTTACTTGGAACGTGATGTTAAATGGGTACTCAAAAGCTGGACTTATTGAACAGGCTGAGGAATTGTTTGATCAGATTACTGAGAAAGATATTGTCTCGTGGGGTACAATGATTGATGGGTGTCTCCGAAAGAATCAGCTTGACGAAGCTCTTGTTTACTACACCGAGATGCTGCGCTGTGGAATGAAGCCTAGTGAAGTTATGATGGTGGACCTTCTCTCGGCTTCAGCTCGATCAGTTGGTAGCTCCAAGGGTTTGCAACTTCATGGTACCATTGTGAAAAGGGGTTTTGATTGTTATGATTTCTTACAAGCAACGATCATACATTTCTACGCTGTCTCTAATGACATAAAACTCGCTCTTCAGCAGTTTGAAGCGAGTGTTAAGGACCACATTGCGTCGAGAAACGCGTTGATTGCAGGATTTGTGAAGAATGGAATGGTTGAGCAGGCAAGAGAAGTATTTGATCAGACTCATGATAAAGACATCTTTTCATGGAACGCTATGATATCGGGTTACGCGCAAAGTCTATCGCCTCAGTTAGCTCTACATCTATTCCGCGAAATGATCAGTAGTAGCCAAGTAAAACCAGATGCAATCACAATGGTTAGTGTTTTTTCTGCAATTTCTTCTCTAGGATCGTTGGAAGAAGGGAAGAGAGCACATGATTATCTAAACTTTAGCACGATTCCTCCCAACGACAATCTAACCGCTGCTATAATCGACATGTACGCCAAATGTGGAAGCATCGAAACTGCTCTAAACATTTTCCaccaaacaaagaacatttcttcttctacaatcTCTCCCTGGAACGCCATCATTTGCGGCTCAGCGACACATGGCCATGCAAAACTAGCGCTTGATCTCTACTCCGATCTCCAATCTCTCCCCATCAAACCGAACAGCATCACTTTTGTCGGTGTCTTGAGCGCATGCTGCCATGCAGGGCTAGTGGAGTTAGGTAAAACGTATTTCGAAAGCATGAAGAGCGATCACGGGATCGAGCCAGACATCAAACATTATGGATGTATGGTTGATTTATTGGGGAAAGCTGGGAGATTAGAGGAAGCTAAAGAAATGATCAAGAAGATGCCTGTAAAGGCTGATGTAATGATCTGGGGGATGTTATTATCAGCTTCACGAACTCACGGGAACGTCGAGATCGCCGAACTTGCGGCTACTGAGCTAGCAGCGATTGATCCATCTCATGGAGGATGCAAAGTTATGCTTTCGAACGTTTATGCAGACGCAGGGAGATGGGAAGATGTAGCTTTGGTTAGAGAAGAGATGCGAACGAGAGATGTTGAGTGGTCACGTGCCTTCAGTGGTGTTGTGTGA